CCCGGACGGCTACTGCGACGAGTGCGGGCTCGCGGCGGAGGCCGACACCGGTCTGACCCAGCCGCACCTGCCGTCCGCCCGGCTCGCCCCGGACTCCTCCCGCTCGCACCGCTCCACCCGCACCGGCTCGGCCCGCTCGATGTCCGGCCGCTCGCGTTCGCACCGCTCCACGCGTACCGGCAGCAGCCGGTCCCTGTCGGTGCGCAGCGGCCGGGGCAGCACCGGCACCAGCAGCCGCGGCCGGCTCGGCGCCGGGCTGGTGACCGTCCCGACGGTGCCCCGGCTGGACCCGACGGCGGCCGTCCTGGCCAATCCCGAGGTGCCCGAGCGCAAGCGGTACTGCAGCAAGTGCGAGGCGCCGGTGGGCCGGGAGAAGAACGGCCGCCCGGGCCGCCCGGAGGGCTTCTGCACCAAGTGCGGCACGCCGTACTCGTTCACGCCCAAGCTGGCCCGCGGCGACCTGGTCGGCGGCCAGTACGAGGTGGTGGGCTGCCTGGCGCACGGCGGGCTCGGCTGGATCTACCTGGCGATCGACCGCCGGGTGAACGACAAGTGGGTGGTCCTGAAGGGCCTGCTGGACACCGGCGACGAGGACGCGCTGGCGGTCGCGGTCGCCGAGCGCCGGTTCCTGGCCGAGGTGGACCACCCGAACATCGTGCGGATCATCAACTTCGCCGAGCACCCGGACCTGCGGACGGGCTCGACCGACGGCTACATCGTCATGGAGTACATCGGCGGCAAGTCGCTGAAGGACATCGCCAACGACCGCCGCACCCCGGACGGGCGGCGCGACCCGCTGCCGGTGGAGCAGGCGATCGCGTACGCGCTGGAGGCGCTGCCCGCGCTGGGCTACCTGCACAGCCGGGGGCTGGTGTACTGCGACTTCAAGATCGACAACGTGATCCAGAGCGAGGACTCGCTCAAGATCATCGACATGGGCGCCGTCCGCCGCCTCGACGACGACGGACCGATCTACGGCACCATCGGCTACCAGGCCCCCGAGATCGCCACCGACGGACCCACCCCCGCCTCCGACCTCTACACGGTGGCCCGCACCCTGGCCGTACTGAGCTTCGACTTCCAGGGCTACAGCACCACCTACCGCGAGGAACTGCCCGGCCCCGAGGACGTCCCGGTCTTCGCCGAGTACGAGTCCTACTACCGCTTCCTGGTCCGCGCCACCGACCCCGACCCGGCCCGCCGGTTCTCCTCCGCCGAGGAGATGGCCGACCAGCTGACCGGTGTCCTGCGCGAGATCCTCGCCCTCAAGGACGGCCGGCCCCGGCCCGCGCTGTCCACCCTCTTCGGCCCCGAACTCCGCGTGGTCGACAGCCGACTGGTCACCGGCAGCGCCGTGGTCGGCGCCCCCGCCGCGAACGCCCCGGCCACCGCCGCCCCGGCCCCGGTCCCGACCCCCGACCCGGCCCCGACTGCTCCGGCCCCGGCCCTGGCCCTGACCGCCGGGCCGCGGGTCGTCGCCCTCGACCCGGCCGCCGCCGCCCTCGCCCTGCCGGTGCCCCGGGTCGACCCGGCCGACCCCAACGCCGGCTTCCTCGCCGCCCTGGTCGGCACCGCCCCCGAGGAGGCACTCGCCGCCCTGGCCGGCGCCCCCGCCGACTCGGTCGAACGCACCCTGCGGGAACTGCGCGCCCACCTCGAACTCGGCCACCAGCAGGACGCCCAGCAGACCCTGACCGCCCTGGAGAGCGCCCACCAGGGCGACTGGCGGGTGCTCTGGTACCGCGGCCTGACCGCTCTCGCGGCCGCCGCCGGGGCGGGCGACAGCACCCGCGGCCACCAGGCCCGCACCGAACGGCTGGAGGCCGCGGCCGAAGCCTTCGACGCGCTCTACGACGCCTTCCCCGGCGAGGCCGCACCCAAGCTGGGCCTCGCCGTCTGCGCCGAACTGCTCGGCAACGGCGACGACGCGGCCGAGTTCCACCGCCTGGTGTGGAGCACCGACCACGCGTACGTGAGCGCCGCCTTCGGCCTGGCCCGGGTCCGGCTCGCCGCCGGCGACCGGCCGGGCGCGGTGCTGGCCCTGGAGTCCGTGCCCGCCACCTCCAGCCACTGGACCGCCGCCCGGGTCGGCGCCGTCCGGGCCCGGCTGCGCGAGCGGCCCGCCACCGACCCGCTCGGCCCGGACCTCGACGCCTGCTCCGAACAGCTCGGCCGGCTCGGCCTGGACGACCGCCGCCACGAGGAGCTCGCCGTCGAGGTGCTCGACGCCGCCCTGGGCTGGGCACTCGCCGGACGCCCCGGCGCGTCCGGCGCGCCCACGGTGCTGGGACAGCCCGTCGCCGAGCGGGAACTGCGCTTCGCCCTGGAACACTCCTACCGGGTACTCGCCCGGTTGGCAGACCGGGCGCAGACCAGGATCGAGATGGTGGAACGGGCCAACCGGACCCGCCCCAGGACGTGGGTGTAAGCAATGCAGCAGACCGTGTGCCCGAGCTGTTCCGAACCGCTTGACCCGGAGGACTCCTACTGCGGGAGCTGCGGCGCCGGCCGCCACGAGCCCGCGCGCGCGACCGCCTCCCTGCCCGGCAGCTGGGTGGCCGACGACCGGGCCGGCGGCGCGCCGCCGGCGATGCCCGCACCGCCCGCCCCGCGGAGCGGCGGCCCGGGCATCGCCCCCGGCCTGGTCTGCGCGCACTGCGGCGCCGCCCAGGTCGCCACCGACGGCTACTGCGAGGACTGCGGCGGCGCCCAGCCGCGCCCGCGCGACCACATGGAGAAGGTGCTCGCGGGCGTCGCCGGGGTCAGCGACCGCGGCGTGCGCCACCACCGCAACGAGGACTCCTTCACCGTCGCCGCCACCTCGCTGCCCGGTGGCGCGCCCGCCGTGGTGGCCGTGGTCTGCGACGGCGTCTCCTCCTCCGACCGGCCCGACGAGGCCTCGGAGACCGCCGTCGACAGCGCCTCCGAATCGCTGCTGACCGCGCTGGAGCGCGGCGTCGCCCCCGGCACCGCGATGCGCGCGGCGATCGCCGACGCCGCCCGCGCGGTGGCCGCGCTGGCCGAGGACGGCAGCTCCCCCACCCGTCCCGACATCAACGCGCCCGCCTGCACCTACGTCAGCGCGATCGCCGCCGACGGCCGGATCACCATCGGCTGGGTCGGCGACACCCGGGCGTACTGGATCCCGGACGACCGGGTGTCCGCCGAACCGTTCCGGCTCACCCAGGACGACTCCTGGGCCGCCAAGATGGTCGAGGCCGGCCTGATGGGCGAGGCCGAGGCGTACGCGGACCCGCGGGCGCACGCGATCACCGGCTGGCTCGGCGCCGACGCCGAGGAGGTCGTCCCGCACACCCTGGACTTCACCCCGCACGTCCCCGGCGTCCTGCTGATCTGCACCGACGGGCTGTGGAACTACGCCGAGGCGGCCACCGACCTGGCCCACGTCGTGCGCACCGACGCCCGGACGGAGCCGCTGGCCGCCGCCCGGACCCTGGTGCGGTTCGCGATCGAGGCCGGCGGCCACGACAACATCACCGTCGCCGTGCTGCCGGTCCTGCCCGCCACCGACCTGGCGGGCACCGCCCGGCCGGACGACCGCACCGCCACCCTGCTCGACCTGCCGGTGATCGGGGCCGGCCACGCGGCGGCCCGGCCCGAGTACGACCCGCACGACGAGACGCTGCCGGACCTGCCGGTGATCGGCTCGCCCCGCGCGCCGCTCCCGCCGCTGCCGCCGCACCCGCCGGCCGCGCCGCCCGTCCCGCCCGCCGCACCCGCGCCGCCGGACCACCCGCCGGCCCGCTGAGGCCGGAGCCGGCGGGGCGCCGGCGCCCCGCCCCGCCCGCCGGCGGTCCGCCGCACCACCCCGACCCGTCCCTGCCCATCCTGACCATCCGACAGGAGCCCACGGCCATGGCAAGTCTGGCGAAGTCGAATCTGCCCCGGTTCGACGTGGACATCTTCCAGAACGAGTACCTCGCGGACGGCGCCCGCGAGGTGAACGCGATCGTCACGGTGACCGCCACCGGCGGCGGCACCTCCGGCGGCCGCCCGCTGCCGACCGACGCCACCGCGGCCGGCGCGCCGGCGCAGTCCTCGGCCGTGATCATCCTGGTCGACTGCTCGGGCTCGATGGAGTACCCCGCCACCAAGATGCGCGGCGCCCGGGAGGCCACCGCCGCCGCCATCGACACCGTCCGCGACGGCGTCGCCTTCGCCGTGGTGGCCGGCACCCACGAGGCCAAGGAGGTCTACCCGGGCGACGGCGGGCTCGCCGTCGCCGGGCCGGCCACCCGGAGCGCCGCCAAGGAGTCACTGCGCCGCCTCACCTCCGGCGGCGGCACCGCCATGGGCACCTGGCTGGCCAAGGCCGACCGGCTCTTCCTCAGCCGGCGCGACATCGCGCTGCGGCACGCGATCCTGCTCACCGACGGCAAGAACGAACACGAGTCCGCCGCCGACCTCGACAAGGCGATAGCCCAGGTCACCGGCCATTTCACGGCCGACTGCCGGGGTGTCGGCACCGACTGGCGGGTGGACGAACTGCGCAAGATCTCCTCCGCCCTGCTCGGCTCGGTGGACATCGTGGCGGAGCCGTCCGGTCTGGTGGACGACTTCCGTTCGATGATGGAGAACGCGATGGGCAAGCAGGTCGCGGACGTCGCCCTGCGGGTCTGGACACCGGCCAACGCGATGGTGAAGTTCGTCAAGCAGGTCGCGCCCAGCGTGGAGGACCTCAGCGGACGCCGCACCGAGGCCGGCCCGCGCGCCGGTGACTACCCCACCGGCTCCTGGGGGGACGAGAGCCGCGACTACCACGTCTGCATCGAGGTCCCGGCCGCGGGCGTCGGCAACGTGATGCTCGCCGCCCGGATCAGCCTGGTGCTGCCGCAGCCCGGCGGCGCCGCCCCCGAGGTCCTCTCCCAGGGCCTGGTCAAGGCCGTCTGGACGGACGACCTGTCCTCCTCCACCCGGATCAGCCCGCAGGTCGCCCACTACACCGGCCAGGCGGAGCTCGCCTCCTCCATCCAGGAGGGCCTGGAGGCCCACCGCGCGGGCGACTTCACCCGGGCCACCGCCAAGCTCGGCGCGGCCGTCCGGATCGCCCACGCGACCGGCAACGACGGCACGTTCAAGCTGCTGCAGAAGGTGGTGGACGTGGTGGATCCCAAGGAGGGTACGGTTCGGTTCCGTAAGGACGTGAGCGAGGCCGACTCCAAGACCCTGGAGACCCGGTCCACGAAGACCGTGCGCGTCAAGAAGTGACCCGGGCCTACACCCGGACGGAAGCGGCCCCAACAGGCTGGAAACGAGGGGGGACCTGATGCCGATCTGCCCGAGGGGCCACGAGTCGCAGGCCGAGGACTGGTGCGACTTCTGCGGCTTCCCGATGACACCACCACCGGGGCTGCCGGTGCCCGGCGCGCCCGCGGCCGGACACCTCACCCCCGGGCACCCCGCGCCCGGCCAGGTGCCGCCGCCCGGGCCGGTGGCGCCCGCCCCGGCCGCGCCGCCGCAGGCCCAGGGCTTCCCGGACGTCACCGAGGGCCTGGTGGTCTGCCCGATCTGCCGCAGCCCGCAGACCGGCCGGTACTGCGAGGAGTGCGGGTACGACTACGACCTCTCCTCCCCCTCGCGCCGCCAGCCGCCCGCGCCGGCCTCCGGACATCTCGCGCCCCCGCCGCCGTCCGCGCCGCTGAACATCCCCGCGGCGTACGGCGGCGCGCAGGCTCCGCAGCAACCCGCACCGGGCGGCCAGGGCGGTTACGGCTACCCGCAGGCCGGATCCGGCGGCCAGGGCGGCTACGGCTACCCGCAGCAGGCGCCGGGCCCCTACGAGCAGGCCCCGCAGCAGCCCGCGCAGCCCGCACACGGCGGCCAGGGCGGTTACGGCTACCCCCAGCCGGCGCCCGGCGGGTACGAGCAGGCCCCGCAGCAGCCCGCGGCCGGCGGGTACGAGCAGTCGCCCTACGAACCGCAGCAGTACGAGCGGCCGCAGCCGTACGAGAAGGCGCAGCAGTACGAGCAGGCGCCGTTCGAGCCGGCCGGCCGGCCCGGCCAGGCACCGTACGAGCAGCCGGACGGCCGCCGAGGCACCGGCCCGGTGTACGCCCAGCAGGGGCCGACCGCGCAGGGCGAGGAGTTCGGCACCTCGTTCCAGCTGGCCCCGCCGCTGGCCGGCGCCGGGCCGGAGGGCACCGCGACGCCGGAGCCCCAGCGCACCACCTGGATGGCGGTGGTCTCGGCCGACCGCGACTACTTCACCGACATGATGGCGCGCAGCGGCCCGGAGGCGGCCGGCCTGTTCTTCCCGCCCTACTGCCCCGAGCGGCGGATCCCGCTGACCGGGCGCGGCCAGCTGCGGATCGGACGGCGCTCCCAGCACCGCGGGACCGTGCCGGAGATCGACCTGTCGGTGCCGCCGGAGGACCCGGGGGCCTCCCACCAGCACGCGCTGCTCGCCGAGCAGGAGGACGGCAGCTGGGTGCTGGTGGACCAGGACTCGACCAACGGGACCACGGTCAACGGCGGCGCGGAGTCGATCGCGCCGCACACAGCCGTGCCGCTGAACGACGGTGACCGCGTCCACGTCGGGGCGTGGACCACGATCACCCTGCACCGGGCCTGACGACCGGGACGGCCACGGCCGCCGCCGGGACGGCCGCCGGCGGAGCAGTCGGCGGCGGCCCTTCGGCACGGGGGCGACGGAGCATCAGGTTCCGTCGCCCCCGCCTTGTTCCCCCGTCCAAGTAAAATGATCTTCAAAAAAATCGAACACGCAGCACCCGCCAGCTGGACCTTCCTCTAAGGTCAGGGCACATGACTGCAGCTATCACCGCCGACGGCATACGTCAGCGGTACGGGGATGTCCAGGCTGTCGACGGGGTGTCACTCACCGTCGAGACTGGCGAGTTCTACGGAATTCTTGGGCCCAACGGGGCCGGCAAGACCACCACTCTGGAGATCCTGGAGGGGATCCGGAAGCCCGACGAGGGCCGGATCGAGCTGCTGGGGATGGCTCCCTGGCCGCGCAACCGTGACCTGCTGCCGCGTATCGGCGTGCAGTTCCAGGCCTCGGCGTTCTTCAACAAGCTGACCGCGCGGGAGACCATCCGCACGTTCGCCTCGTTCTACGGTGTCGGGCCCAAGCGGGCCGACGCCATGCTGGAGCGGGTCGGCCTGACCGACTCCGCCTCCGTGATGACCGACAAGATGTCCGGCGGCCAGGCCCAGCGCCTCTCCATCGCCTGCGCGCTGGCCCACGACCCGGAGCTCGTCTTCCTCGACGAACCCACCACCGGCCTCGACCCGCAGGCCCGCCGCAACCTCTGGGACCTGCTGCGGGACATCAACGGCGAGGGCCGCACCGTCGTCCTCACCACCCACTACCTGGACGAGGCCGAGATCCTCTGCGACCGCGTCTCGGTGATGGACCACGGCAAGGTGCTCAAGACCGGCACCCCCGCCGCGCTGGTGCGCGAGATCGACGACACCGTGCGGGTCAGCGTCGAGTCCGGACAGATCGGCCTCGACCGCCTCCGGGAGCTGCTCGCCGCCGCCGGCGCCGAGACCGGCTCGGTCGAGGACGACGGCGCCACCGTCGCCATCGCCACCCGCGCCCCCGCCCCGGTGCTCTCCGTGCTCGCCGAGCAGGGCGCCCTGCGCGGCCTGGAAGTACGCGGCGCCACCCTGGAGGACGTGTTCCTCCAGCTCACCGGACGGGAGTACCGCGCATGAGCGCCGAGCGCAGTGATGCCGTGAGCGAGCCGGGCACCGAGCCGCGGGCCACCGAGGCACCGGCCACCGAGGCACAGCCCACCGAGGCACCGGCGGTCCCCGCCCAGCGGACCGCCGCCAGCGGACCGGCCGGGGCGGGGACGGCCGAGGCACCGAAGGAGCGCGCCAGCGCGTTCCTCAGCCTGTCCCGGGTGATGATCGTGTCCTTCCTCCGGGACCGGACCGCGGTGTTCTTCGTCCTGGTCTTCCCGCTGATGTTCCTGCTGCTCTTCGGCACCTTGCTCAAGGGCGCCGGCAGCCCGCACGCCAAGGTCGCCCAGGTCGGGGCGGTGCAGGTGCTGGACGCCGTCCAGGGCGAAGGCCGGGCGGACCTGGAGAAGGTCCTCGCCATCACCAGGACCGACGACGCCGCCGACGCCCTGGCCAAGGTCAGGAAGGGCGACCTGGACGCACTGATCCAGCAGGGCCCCGACGGCCGGATCGAGCTGCGCTTCAGCGCCGCCGACCAGGTCCGGGCCGGCAGCGTGCAGGGCATCGTCAACTCGATCGTGCAGCAGGCCAACCAGGCCGCCACCGGCAAGCCCGCCGCCTTCACCCTGGAGTCCGTCCAGGTCGAGGACAACTCGCTCAAGCCGATCCAGTTCCTCACCCCCGGCCTGCTCGGCTGGGCCGTGGCCACCGGCGCCGTCTTCGGGGCCTCGCTCACGCTGGTCTCCTGGCGGCAGAAGAAGGTGCTCCGCCGGCTGCGGCTGGCCCCGGTCAGCGCGGGCTCGATCATCGTCTCCCGGATCTCGGTGAGCATCCTCACCGCGCTCGCCCAGACCACCGTCTTCCTGCTGGTGGCGACCACGCCCTACTTCGGGCTGAAGCTCACCGGCGACTGGTGGCTGATCGTGCCACTGGTCGTCTGCGCCACGGTCGCCTTCATGTCGATCGGCCTGCTGGCCGGCTCGCTGGCGAAGACCGAGGAGGCGGCCAACGGCATCTCGCAGATCATCGTGCTGCCGATGTCCTTCCTGTCCGGCTCGTTCTTCCCGATGGACGACGCACCGGGCTGGCTCAAGATGATCTCGGACGCCCTGCCCCTCAAGCACCTGGTCACCGCCTCCCAGTCGGTGCTGACCCGCGGCGGCGGCCTGTCGGACGCCCTGCCGACGATGGGCGGGCTGCTGCTCTTCGCCGCCGTCCTGACCGCGATCGCCTCCCGCTTCTTCCGCTGGGAGGACGCCTGACCGAGCACCCGCCGGCCGCCCGTTGACGGGACGGCCGGACGGGTTCCCGGCCGGTGAAGGCCCCGGTGCGGGCCCGCGCCGAGTGTCACGAAGTGTCGTGGGTCGTACGCCGAAAGTCCTGGTGTACGACCCACGCGCCGTCTGCGACCATGGTCAGGTGACTGAAATCGGGCGTGAAACACTCAGCGAGGAGACCTTTTTCGACTCGGTCGGCGGGGAGTCGACCTTCCGGCGACTGGTGCACCGGTTCTACCAGGGCGTCGCCGAGGACGAGTTGCTGCGGCCGATGTACCCGGAGGACCTCGGCCCGGCCGAGGAGCGGTTCGCCCTCTTCCTGATGCAGTACTGGGGCGGCCCCCGCACGTACAGCGAGGAACGCGGCCACCCCCGGCTGCGGATGCGGCACGTGCCGTTCAAGGTCGACCGCGCGGCGCACGACGCCTGGCTGCGGCACATGCGGACGGCGGTGGACGAACTCGCCCTGCCCGTCGACGCCGAGCGCCAGCTGTGGGACTACCTCACCTACGCCGCCGCCTCGATGATCAACAGCGCCGACTGACCCGGCCGCCCGACCCCCTCACCGCCCCCTCCGGCACCCGCCGGCCAGGGGGCGCGTTCGAATGTCAGCCCCGGAGCGGGCTGAGCCCGAGCCCCGCCCCCGGCGCCGCCGCCGTCCGCACCGCGATCGAACCGGCCGGCGCGCTCAGCCGCAGCCAGCTGCCTGCCCGGTGCACCGTGAGCCGCGCGTCCGGCTTCAGGAACCCGATCACGTACGAGGCGTGCGCGGCGCGCAACGGCAGCTCCGGCACCGCGGACAGCGGGCGGGACCAGATCTCGTCCGCCAGGCCGTCCAGCACAGCGCGGGTGCGGTGGTGCTCGGGCACCGCCTCGCTGCGCTCCTTGAACTCCCGGACGGCCGCCATCAGCTCGGGAACCACCTCGACGGCGGGCGGCTCGGCGAGCAGGCGCCAGCCCGTCCGCGGCGGCAGCAGGCCGGCCCAGGCCGGGCCGGTCACCGGCGCGGGGAGGGTGACGGTGTCGGCACTCTCGTCGACGTCGTCCAGCAGCCGGCCCGCCGAGACGGTACGGTCCACCGGCGCGTCCGGCCCGGCCAGCCGGGCGGTGCGGACGGCGATCGCGCCCGAACTGCCCAGCGGCAGCCGCCCGAAGACCGCGAGCACCCCGGCCGCACCCTCCGGGGCGGCCTCGCCGCCGCCCTCGGCACCGGCTCCGCCGCGGCTCCCGCCCGCGCCGCCGAACCGACCCACCACCTGGAGACGGACCGCCGCCGCCCGGTCGAAGCGCAGCAGGCGCACCAGGAAGGCGGCGAGGTCCGCGGCCTCCCCCGCGTCGGCGAGGACAAGACGGGCGTTGCTGGTCACGAGGAACTCACTCAAGGTCGGCGGGGCGTTCGCGCACACGGGCCGCGCGCCGAAGGGCGCCGGCACCGGACGCGGTCGGACGGACCCGGTGATCGGACGGACCCGGTGGTCGGACGCCCCGGTGGTCGGGGAGGTCACCGGGGCGCGGCACACCGGGCACGCGGGGCCCGGCGGGCGAGCCGGCCCCTCAGGACCGCCGGTGCACGCGGGCAGCCGGCGGAGGCGGGGCGTCCGGGCCCCGGCACGGGCCGGCCCGGCGTCCCCGGGCTCCGGCAAGCACGCTCCGGGTGCCCGCCGTACGGACCGGGGGGGCAGGTCAGGCGGCCACGGCGGCCACAGGCTCCTCGACGTCCATGAAACGGCTGAGGAACTCGCGCTCCACCGGGCTGATCCGGCGCGGCCTGGCCGCGGCCAGGTCGTAGGGCACGACCACGGTCGACGCCCGGACGTACACCGTCTCGGTGCCGTCCTCGGCGGTGTCCTTGACCTCGTAGGAGACGGTCAGCGAAGCACCGCCGATCTTGGTGACCCAGGTCTCGATGGTCACCGGCGTCGGGCGGTGCACCAGCGGACGCTTGTAGTCGATCTCGTGGCGGGCCACCACCGAACCGCCCGCGAACTCCCCGGCGCCGGCCTCGGCGGCCTGGGTGAACATGAAGTCGATCCGGGCCTCCTCCAGGTAGCGCAGGAAGACCACGTTGTTCACGTGTCCGAAGGCGTCCATGTCGGACCACCTCAGTGGGCAGGCGTAGATGTGGCGTGCCACAAGTGTTCTCCTCAAACTTCCGTTGCCCCGCCGGTCCCTTCCGAGACTACGGGCAGCGGCCCGGCAGACCGCCCTGAGGTCAGCCTGCCGGGCCGTTGTTGCGGCAGCGTTGCCGCGTGGCGATCAGCCTCGGGTCAGCTTCTTGTAGGTGGCCCGGTGCGGGCGGGCGGCGTCGGCGCCCAGCCGCTCGATCTTGTTCTTCTCGTACGAGTCGAAGTTGCCCTCGAACCAGAACCAGTTGCTGTCACCCTCGTAGGCGAGGATGTGGGTCGCGACCCGGTCCAGGAACCACCGGTCGTGGGAGATGACCACGGCGCAGCCGGGGAACTCCAGCAGGGCGTTCTCCAGCGAGGAGAGCGTCTCGACGTCGAGGTCGTTGGTCGGCTCGTCGAGGAGCAGCAGGTTGCCGCCCTGCTTGAGGGTGAGCGCCAGGTTGAGGCGGTTACGCTCACCGCCGGACAGGATGCCGGCCGGCTTCTGCTGGTCCGGGCCCTTGAAGCCGAACGCCGAGACGTACGCGCGGGACGGCATCTCGACCTGGCCGACGTTGATCCAGTCCAGCTCGTCGGAGACGACGGCCCACAGGGTCTTCTTCGGGTCGATGTTGGCGCGGCCCTGGTCGACGTAGCTGACCTTGACCGTCTCGCCGACCTTGATCGAACCGCTGTCCGGCTGCTCCTCGCCGAGGAGCATCTTGAACAGGGTGGTCTTGCCGGCGCCGTTCGGGCCGATCACACCCACGATGCCGTTGCGCGGCAGGGTGAAGCTCAGGTCGTCGATCAGGACCTTGTCGCCGAAGCCCTTGGAGAGGTTGTTGACCTCGACCACGATGCTGCCCAGACGCGGGCCCGGCGGGATCTGGATCTCCTCGAAGTCCAGCTTCCGCATCTTGTCGGCCTCGGCCGCCATCTCCTCGTACCGCGCGAGGCGGGCCTTGGACTTGACCTGACGGCCCTTGGCGTTGGAGCGGACCCACTCGAGTTCTTCCTTGAGCCGCTTGGCGCGCTTGGCGTCCTTCTGGCCCTCGACCTTGAGGCGGGACTGCTTGGCCTCCAGGTAGGTGGAGTAGTTGCCCTCGTAGCCGATCGCCCGGCCGCGGTCGAGCTCCAGGATCCAGCCCGCCACGTTGTCCAGGAAGTACCGGTCGTGGGTGACGGCGACAACGGTGCCGGGGTACTTGGCCAGGTGCTGCTCCAGCCAGTTCACCGACTCGGCGTCGAGGTGGTTGGTGGGCTCGTCGAGGAGCAGCAGGTCGGGCGCCTCCAGCAGCAGCTTGCAGAGCGCCACCCGGCGGCGCTCACCACCGGAGAGCTTGGTGACCGGCCAGTCGCCGGGCGGGCAGCCCAGCGCGTCCATCGCCTGCTCCAGCTGGGCTTCGAGGTCCCAGGCGTTGGAGTGGTCCAGCTTCTCCTGGAGCTTGCCCATCTCGTCGAGCAGCTCGTCCGAGTAGTCGGTCGCCATCAGCTCGGCGATCTCGTTGAAGCGGTCGAGCTGGCCCTTGACCTCGCGCACGCCGTCCTCGACGTTCTCCAGGACGGTCTTGGTCTCGTCGAGCGGGGGCTCCTGGAGGAGCATGCCGACGGAGTAGCCGGGCGAGAGGTACGCCTCACCGTTGGACGGCTGCTCCAGGCCCGCCATCATCTTCAGCACCGTGGACTTACCGGCGCCGTTGGGGCCAACGACACCGATCTTCGCCCCGGGGAGGAAGTTGAGCGTCACGTCGTCAAGGATGACCTTGTCGCCGTGGGCCTTGCGCAGCTTGCGCATGGTGTAGATGAATTCCGCCACGTGAGATCGCTCCGGCGTCGTCGGGAGTATTCGGCTTGCAGCCTTCCATTGTGCCGCACCCGGCCGGACCTCCCGAACGCCCGTCGTGGCCGGCCGGCCTCCGCCCGTAACCGGACCGGCGCCCTCCGGCGGCTGATCCCGCCGGGCGCCGCGGCCGCAGGCGTGGTCGCGGCCCCGGCCCGGGCGCGGTCCGGG
The sequence above is a segment of the Kitasatospora sp. NBC_00240 genome. Coding sequences within it:
- a CDS encoding serine/threonine-protein kinase — translated: MSEACARPDCTGEGTIDEDGYCTECGLAPAVAVAAPAAGSTTGGTGGGARTGGGGPGSPCAHDCPGTIDPDGYCDECGLAAEADTGLTQPHLPSARLAPDSSRSHRSTRTGSARSMSGRSRSHRSTRTGSSRSLSVRSGRGSTGTSSRGRLGAGLVTVPTVPRLDPTAAVLANPEVPERKRYCSKCEAPVGREKNGRPGRPEGFCTKCGTPYSFTPKLARGDLVGGQYEVVGCLAHGGLGWIYLAIDRRVNDKWVVLKGLLDTGDEDALAVAVAERRFLAEVDHPNIVRIINFAEHPDLRTGSTDGYIVMEYIGGKSLKDIANDRRTPDGRRDPLPVEQAIAYALEALPALGYLHSRGLVYCDFKIDNVIQSEDSLKIIDMGAVRRLDDDGPIYGTIGYQAPEIATDGPTPASDLYTVARTLAVLSFDFQGYSTTYREELPGPEDVPVFAEYESYYRFLVRATDPDPARRFSSAEEMADQLTGVLREILALKDGRPRPALSTLFGPELRVVDSRLVTGSAVVGAPAANAPATAAPAPVPTPDPAPTAPAPALALTAGPRVVALDPAAAALALPVPRVDPADPNAGFLAALVGTAPEEALAALAGAPADSVERTLRELRAHLELGHQQDAQQTLTALESAHQGDWRVLWYRGLTALAAAAGAGDSTRGHQARTERLEAAAEAFDALYDAFPGEAAPKLGLAVCAELLGNGDDAAEFHRLVWSTDHAYVSAAFGLARVRLAAGDRPGAVLALESVPATSSHWTAARVGAVRARLRERPATDPLGPDLDACSEQLGRLGLDDRRHEELAVEVLDAALGWALAGRPGASGAPTVLGQPVAERELRFALEHSYRVLARLADRAQTRIEMVERANRTRPRTWV
- a CDS encoding PP2C family serine/threonine-protein phosphatase; protein product: MQQTVCPSCSEPLDPEDSYCGSCGAGRHEPARATASLPGSWVADDRAGGAPPAMPAPPAPRSGGPGIAPGLVCAHCGAAQVATDGYCEDCGGAQPRPRDHMEKVLAGVAGVSDRGVRHHRNEDSFTVAATSLPGGAPAVVAVVCDGVSSSDRPDEASETAVDSASESLLTALERGVAPGTAMRAAIADAARAVAALAEDGSSPTRPDINAPACTYVSAIAADGRITIGWVGDTRAYWIPDDRVSAEPFRLTQDDSWAAKMVEAGLMGEAEAYADPRAHAITGWLGADAEEVVPHTLDFTPHVPGVLLICTDGLWNYAEAATDLAHVVRTDARTEPLAAARTLVRFAIEAGGHDNITVAVLPVLPATDLAGTARPDDRTATLLDLPVIGAGHAAARPEYDPHDETLPDLPVIGSPRAPLPPLPPHPPAAPPVPPAAPAPPDHPPAR
- a CDS encoding VWA domain-containing protein is translated as MASLAKSNLPRFDVDIFQNEYLADGAREVNAIVTVTATGGGTSGGRPLPTDATAAGAPAQSSAVIILVDCSGSMEYPATKMRGAREATAAAIDTVRDGVAFAVVAGTHEAKEVYPGDGGLAVAGPATRSAAKESLRRLTSGGGTAMGTWLAKADRLFLSRRDIALRHAILLTDGKNEHESAADLDKAIAQVTGHFTADCRGVGTDWRVDELRKISSALLGSVDIVAEPSGLVDDFRSMMENAMGKQVADVALRVWTPANAMVKFVKQVAPSVEDLSGRRTEAGPRAGDYPTGSWGDESRDYHVCIEVPAAGVGNVMLAARISLVLPQPGGAAPEVLSQGLVKAVWTDDLSSSTRISPQVAHYTGQAELASSIQEGLEAHRAGDFTRATAKLGAAVRIAHATGNDGTFKLLQKVVDVVDPKEGTVRFRKDVSEADSKTLETRSTKTVRVKK
- a CDS encoding FHA domain-containing protein, coding for MPICPRGHESQAEDWCDFCGFPMTPPPGLPVPGAPAAGHLTPGHPAPGQVPPPGPVAPAPAAPPQAQGFPDVTEGLVVCPICRSPQTGRYCEECGYDYDLSSPSRRQPPAPASGHLAPPPPSAPLNIPAAYGGAQAPQQPAPGGQGGYGYPQAGSGGQGGYGYPQQAPGPYEQAPQQPAQPAHGGQGGYGYPQPAPGGYEQAPQQPAAGGYEQSPYEPQQYERPQPYEKAQQYEQAPFEPAGRPGQAPYEQPDGRRGTGPVYAQQGPTAQGEEFGTSFQLAPPLAGAGPEGTATPEPQRTTWMAVVSADRDYFTDMMARSGPEAAGLFFPPYCPERRIPLTGRGQLRIGRRSQHRGTVPEIDLSVPPEDPGASHQHALLAEQEDGSWVLVDQDSTNGTTVNGGAESIAPHTAVPLNDGDRVHVGAWTTITLHRA
- a CDS encoding ABC transporter ATP-binding protein translates to MTAAITADGIRQRYGDVQAVDGVSLTVETGEFYGILGPNGAGKTTTLEILEGIRKPDEGRIELLGMAPWPRNRDLLPRIGVQFQASAFFNKLTARETIRTFASFYGVGPKRADAMLERVGLTDSASVMTDKMSGGQAQRLSIACALAHDPELVFLDEPTTGLDPQARRNLWDLLRDINGEGRTVVLTTHYLDEAEILCDRVSVMDHGKVLKTGTPAALVREIDDTVRVSVESGQIGLDRLRELLAAAGAETGSVEDDGATVAIATRAPAPVLSVLAEQGALRGLEVRGATLEDVFLQLTGREYRA